One Brassica napus cultivar Da-Ae chromosome C2, Da-Ae, whole genome shotgun sequence DNA window includes the following coding sequences:
- the LOC106351663 gene encoding probable methyltransferase At1g29790: protein MVKANVLSKIRGFSGVNRPIYVLAGLAFLISVATLAKFNYITPLRFSGRFCNNHGSFDGDNYILGSQMRKTIESAIFKIHQEMDDLKVLEANSSAPPSDSSASGSMFRHVAFLADVLSLIQSVHMELPSFEEVDHPLKQRNGDPGEHFMREEIKKYIKIKPNRFGKQNFMGANGTFTSIGHACFAMKKDVEEYMDYDVGEICNDDWRLAQKLMVHGCDPLPRRRCFSRAPQLYYKPFPINESLWKLPDNRNVRWGQYKCKNFTCLASNTTARKGFFKCTDCFNLTHHELPRWVNRGELDPETNQTADFSIQEVIEIKPGEIRIGLDFSVGTGTFAARMRESNVTIVTATINLGAPFNEMISLRGLVPLYLTVNQRLPFFDSTLDMIHTTRFLDGWIDLILLDFVLFDWDRVLRPGGLLWIDSFFCLKEDLGDYMEAFKALRYRRHKWVVVPKRDKDDKEVFFSAVLEKPPRPFR, encoded by the coding sequence ATGGTGAAGGCGAATGTATTATCGAAAATTAGAGGTTTCAGTGGCGTCAACAGACCCATCTATGTCTTGGCTGGTTTGGCATTTCTCATCTCAGTAGCTACTCTGGCTAAGTTCAACTACATCACACCGCTAAGGTTCTCTGGTCGGTTCTGTAATAATCATGGAAGCTTTGACGGCGACAACTATATCCTCGGAAGCCAAATGAGAAAGACGATAGAATCCGCCATCTTCAAAATCCACCAAGAAATGGATGATCTCAAGGTCTTAGAAGCTAATTCTTCTGCTCCACCATCTGATTCATCAGCTTCAGGATCCATGTTTAGGCATGTAGCTTTCCTTGCTGATGTTCTTTCACTGATTCAGTCAGTTCATATGGAGTTGCCTTCCTTCGAAGAAGTGGATCATCCGTTGAAGCAGAGGAACGGTGACCCTGGCGAGCATTTCATGAGGGAAGAGATCAAGAAGTACATAAAGATCAAACCGAACCGGTTTGGAAAGCAGAACTTCATGGGAGCTAATGGAACGTTCACTTCGATAGGGCACGCTTGCTTTGCCATGAAGAAAGATGTAGAAGAGTATATGGACTATGACGTGGGGGAGATCTGCAACGACGACTGGAGACTAGCTCAGAAGCTTATGGTTCACGGTTGCGATCCGTTGCCTAGAAGACGGTGTTTCTCCCGTGCACCGCAGCTATATTACAAACCGTTTCCGATCAACGAGTCTTTGTGGAAGCTTCCGGATAACCGGAACGTGAGATGGGGACAGTATAAATGCAAGAACTTTACTTGTCTTGCAAGCAACACGACAGCAAGAAAAGGGTTCTTCAAATGCACTGACTGCTTCAACCTCACGCATCACGAGTTGCCGAGATGGGTTAACCGAGGAGAACTCGATCCAGAGACAAACCAAACAGCTGATTTCTCGATACAAGAAGTAATTGAAATCAAACCGGGAGAGATTAGGATCGGTTTGGACTTCAGCGTTGGCACGGGGACTTTCGCAGCGAGGATGAGAGAAAGTAACGTCACCATTGTAACAGCAACAATCAACCTAGGAGCTCCATTCAACGAGATGATCTCTCTGCGTGGTTTAGTCCCATTGTACTTAACTGTGAACCAACGGTTACCTTTCTTCGACAGCACGCTTGATATGATTCACACGACGAGGTTTCTTGATGGATGGATCGATCTGATACTTCTGGACTTCGTGCTGTTTGATTGGGACAGGGTTTTAAGACCAGGTGGGTTGTTGTGGATAGATAGTTTCTTTTGTCTGAAAGAGGATTTGGGTGATTACATGGAGGCGTTTAAAGCTTTGAGGTATAGGAGACATAAGTGGGTTGTGGTGCCTAAGAGAGATAAAGATGATAAAGAAGTTTTCTTCTCTGCTGTGTTAGAGAAACCTCCAAGACCCTTTAGATGA
- the LOC106422155 gene encoding protein CURVATURE THYLAKOID 1A, chloroplastic-like, translating to MAMTVAASSSVAVMIPRVTSVSASFSAVPYLPPLPPRSFGRSSFTVPPKLVSGNGSQKGELMKMRASSSDETSTSIDTNELFTDLKEKWDGLENKSTVIIYGGGAIVAVWLSSIVVGAINSVPLLPKVMELVGLGYTGWFVYRYLLFKSSRKELAEDIDSLKKKIAGTE from the exons ATGGCGATGACAGTAGCAGCTTCGTCCTCTGTGGCAGTGATGATTCCACGTGTTACCTCCGTCTCCGCCAGCTTCTCCGCCGTTCCTTACCTTCCTCCGCTGCCTCCTCGCTCATTTGGCCGATCCTCTTTCACTGTTCCGCCGAAGCTAGTTTCAG GTAATGGTTCGCAGAAGGGTGAATTGATGAAGATGAGAGCTTCTTCATCAGATGAGACCTCAACGTCCATTGACACCAACGAACTCTTCACAGACTTGAAGGAAAAG TGGGATGGTCTTGAGAACAAGTCGACTGTAATAATATATGGAGGAGGAGCCATTGTTGCTGTTTGGTTATCTTCCATTGTTGTTGGTGCCATCAACTCTGTTCCTCTG CTTCCCAAAGTTATGGAACTTGTTGGTCTCGGCTACACAGGATGGTTCGTCTACCGATACCTCCTCTTCAAG TCAAGCAGAAAGGAACTGGCTGAGGATATTGAttccttgaagaagaagatcgcTGGGACCGAATag
- the LOC106351665 gene encoding NDR1/HIN1-like protein 6 isoform X2 — protein sequence MEKNRDHTSPTHSMAAAEMFLKPVLQKPPGYHELHAPPETPNALSSSSTLRRRPPKFMIPPSFYPDKKKKWSRCRVFCCCFCITVAILILLLIIAVSVFFLWYSPRLPVVRLASFRVSNFNFSNGKPRDGLSHLTAEASARLDFRNPNGKLRYYYGDADVAVSVGDGDYETSLGSTEVKGFMQKPGNRTVVIVPVKVKREEVDDPTVKMLLAEMKSKKLVVKVTAKTKLGLAVGRRKILTVGITLRCGGVTLQKVDKQMAKCTIKMLKWIKLHS from the exons ATGGAGAAGAACAGAGATCACACAAGTCCTACGCATTCCATGGCCGCGGCAGAGATGTTTCTTAAACCGGTGCTTCAGAAACCACCCGGCTACCATGAGCTTCACGCGCCTCCTGAAACTCCAAACGCATTATCATCTTCATCCACGCTTCGTCGCCGGCCACCTAAGTTTATGATCCCGCCGTCCTTTTATCCGGATAAGAAGAAAAAGTGGAGTCGTTGCCGCGTCTTTTGCTGCTGCTTCTGCATCACCGTCGCCATACTCATCCTCCTCCTTATAATCGCCGTCTCCGTCTTCTTCCTCTGGTACAGCCCGAGACTCCCCGTCGTACGCCTCGCCTCCTTCCGCGTCAGCAACTTCAACTTTTCCAACGGGAAACCCCGCGACGGTTTGTCGCACTTGACGGCGGAGGCTTCTGCGAGGCTCGATTTCAGAAATCCCAACGGGAAGCTACGGTACTATTACGGCGACGCTGACGTGGCGGTGAGCGTAGGAGATGGCGATTACGAGACGAGTCTAGGGTCAACGGAAGTCAAAGGGTTTATGCAAAAGCCGGGGAATCGGACGGTTGTGATCGTTCCGGTTAAAGTGAAGAGAGAAGAGGTGGATGATCCGACGGTTAAGATGCTTTTAGCGGAGATGAAGAGTAAGAAGTTGGTGGTGAAGGTGACAGCTAAAACGAAGCTTGGATTGGCTGTGGGAAGGCGTAAGATTCTTACGGTGGGGATTACTCTCAGATGCGGTGGCGTGACGTTACAGAAGGTGGATAAACAGATGGCTAAATGCACCATCAAAATGCTTAAATG GATTAAGTTGCACTCATAA
- the LOC106351665 gene encoding NDR1/HIN1-like protein 6 isoform X1, giving the protein MEKNRDHTSPTHSMAAAEMFLKPVLQKPPGYHELHAPPETPNALSSSSTLRRRPPKFMIPPSFYPDKKKKWSRCRVFCCCFCITVAILILLLIIAVSVFFLWYSPRLPVVRLASFRVSNFNFSNGKPRDGLSHLTAEASARLDFRNPNGKLRYYYGDADVAVSVGDGDYETSLGSTEVKGFMQKPGNRTVVIVPVKVKREEVDDPTVKMLLAEMKSKKLVVKVTAKTKLGLAVGRRKILTVGITLRCGGVTLQKVDKQMAKCTIKMLKWYVQLLLP; this is encoded by the coding sequence ATGGAGAAGAACAGAGATCACACAAGTCCTACGCATTCCATGGCCGCGGCAGAGATGTTTCTTAAACCGGTGCTTCAGAAACCACCCGGCTACCATGAGCTTCACGCGCCTCCTGAAACTCCAAACGCATTATCATCTTCATCCACGCTTCGTCGCCGGCCACCTAAGTTTATGATCCCGCCGTCCTTTTATCCGGATAAGAAGAAAAAGTGGAGTCGTTGCCGCGTCTTTTGCTGCTGCTTCTGCATCACCGTCGCCATACTCATCCTCCTCCTTATAATCGCCGTCTCCGTCTTCTTCCTCTGGTACAGCCCGAGACTCCCCGTCGTACGCCTCGCCTCCTTCCGCGTCAGCAACTTCAACTTTTCCAACGGGAAACCCCGCGACGGTTTGTCGCACTTGACGGCGGAGGCTTCTGCGAGGCTCGATTTCAGAAATCCCAACGGGAAGCTACGGTACTATTACGGCGACGCTGACGTGGCGGTGAGCGTAGGAGATGGCGATTACGAGACGAGTCTAGGGTCAACGGAAGTCAAAGGGTTTATGCAAAAGCCGGGGAATCGGACGGTTGTGATCGTTCCGGTTAAAGTGAAGAGAGAAGAGGTGGATGATCCGACGGTTAAGATGCTTTTAGCGGAGATGAAGAGTAAGAAGTTGGTGGTGAAGGTGACAGCTAAAACGAAGCTTGGATTGGCTGTGGGAAGGCGTAAGATTCTTACGGTGGGGATTACTCTCAGATGCGGTGGCGTGACGTTACAGAAGGTGGATAAACAGATGGCTAAATGCACCATCAAAATGCTTAAATGGTACGTACAATTACTACTACCTTGA
- the LOC106422163 gene encoding mitochondrial adenine nucleotide transporter ADNT1-like isoform X2, with protein sequence MLCQLSCVRKVHVPCTVVPYVGLNFAVYESLKDWLVKDNPFGLVENNELTIITRLSCGAIAGTVGQTIAYPLDVIRRRMQMVGWKSASSVVTGEGRSKASPEYNGMVDAFRKTVRHEGFGALYKGLVPNSVKVVPSIAIAFVTYEMVKDVLGVEFRISD encoded by the exons ATGCTTTGTCAACTGTCGTGCGTGAGGAAGGTCCACGTGCCTTGTACCGTG GTTCCTTATGTGGGCTTGAACTTTGCTGTCTACGAGTCTCTAAAGGACTGGCTAGTTAAAGACAATCCATTCGGACTGGTGGAGAACAATGAGCTGACCATTATAACGAGACTCTCTTGTGGTGCTATAGCTGGAACGGTTGGTCAAACGATTGCTTATCCGCTGGATGTGATTCGTAGGAGAATGCAAATGGTGGGGTGGAAAAGTGCGTCCTCTGTTGTTACAGGAGAGGGGAGAAGCAAGGCTTCGCCTGAATACAACGGTATggttgatgcatttaggaagaCAGTTCGTCATGAAGGCTTTGGAGCATTGTACAAGGGTTTGGTCCCCAACTCAGTGAAG GTGGTACCATCAATTGCGATTGCATTTGTGACATATGAGATGGTGAAAGACGTTTTAGGAGTTGAGTTTAGGATATCAGACTGA
- the LOC106422163 gene encoding mitochondrial adenine nucleotide transporter ADNT1-like isoform X1, with protein MSATYPMDMVRGRLAVQTANSPYQYRGIAHALSTVVREEGPRALYRGWLPSVIGVVPYVGLNFAVYESLKDWLVKDNPFGLVENNELTIITRLSCGAIAGTVGQTIAYPLDVIRRRMQMVGWKSASSVVTGEGRSKASPEYNGMVDAFRKTVRHEGFGALYKGLVPNSVKVVPSIAIAFVTYEMVKDVLGVEFRISD; from the exons ATGTCTGCGACATACCCTATGGATATGGTTCGTGGAAGGCTAGCTGTCCAG ACTGCGAACTCTCCTTATCAATATAGAGGAATTGCACATGCTTTGTCAACTGTCGTGCGTGAGGAAGGTCCACGTGCCTTGTACCGTGGTTGGCTTCCATCAGTGATTGGAGTT GTTCCTTATGTGGGCTTGAACTTTGCTGTCTACGAGTCTCTAAAGGACTGGCTAGTTAAAGACAATCCATTCGGACTGGTGGAGAACAATGAGCTGACCATTATAACGAGACTCTCTTGTGGTGCTATAGCTGGAACGGTTGGTCAAACGATTGCTTATCCGCTGGATGTGATTCGTAGGAGAATGCAAATGGTGGGGTGGAAAAGTGCGTCCTCTGTTGTTACAGGAGAGGGGAGAAGCAAGGCTTCGCCTGAATACAACGGTATggttgatgcatttaggaagaCAGTTCGTCATGAAGGCTTTGGAGCATTGTACAAGGGTTTGGTCCCCAACTCAGTGAAG GTGGTACCATCAATTGCGATTGCATTTGTGACATATGAGATGGTGAAAGACGTTTTAGGAGTTGAGTTTAGGATATCAGACTGA
- the LOC125581922 gene encoding uncharacterized protein LOC125581922, which yields MFTKRSATASSLWNLNQTKDQSLRDYMEKFKTVVSRIDIPDGIAIDALRNTLWVRSKFWEDLYQNLTTSLQDAIARSHNFIRMEEDTNVILSKMNAPKAPAAKNANTRQEQRQHAPTDKNGRKDGYMYVVNENNVPVSTLVVRGEGCNKWVRELDSPDKTVDTVCTTQPTAGAGSAAGSSRTVDLTKHCKYHDVKGHDTTECKSLYAHYLSSLASGEFKFEPLKAKPKNGKSWSKNKERRAQRKATGKGRQNDAQRQDDEEETPKDNGGGDSSADEEHPANRRRIEVILSQQSLSSDDDNDDAPVLGDLRDVLKRKFESENDSSPKHKDLRTMLDTRKSRRISTSDANNNKGPITDLRDKLNAGACDLRIQLNRSKPTDLRRQLEQAKGHFQPPAHDTNISTDLRTLLDSKRVQKGQSLNVIMGGSPPSGDTVRSVKDYRRQVATSQKWPTKPTSHLPITFSPDDAEGVHAPHNDPLLVVLGIGEYDVTKILIDTGSSVDLIFRGTLQKMGVDLDDIKASSRTLTGFNGSSETILGTIRLPVRACGVTRTVKFAVVSTKVPYHAILGTPWLHSMQAVPSTYHQCVKFPGTDGRIKTLRGDQKAARDLLFATVKLQRSSLPVNFVSPPTSKVCSQESEILELPIDDADQSQTVRVGAYLSEEMQQSILNFLRKNVSTFAWSMADMKGIDPTITTHELNVDPTFKPIRQKRRKLGPDRSKAVNEEVDKLLGAGSIAEVRYPEWLANPVVVKKKNGKWRVCVDFTDLNKACPKDSYPLPNIDRLVESTAGNEMLTFMDAFSGYNQIMMHPDDREKTAFITDKGTYCYKVMPFGLKNAGATYQRLVNKMFADKLGITMEVYIDDMLVKSLHSIDHLRHLQECFETLNKYGMKLNPAKCTFGVSSGEFLGYIVTQRGIEANPKQISAVLNLPSPRNSREVQRLTGRIAALNRFISRSTDKCLPFYDLLRGNKKFIWDEKCEDAFTLLKQYLTTPPVLAKPDIGDVLSLYVAVSQAAVSSVLIKEDRGEQKPIFYTSRRMTGPETRYPTLEKMALAVVEAARKLRPYFQSHSVEVLTDQPLRTILQNTNRSGRLTKWAIELGELDITYKNRTAAKFQVLADFLVELAPELEQDLILPSSNWTLHVDRSPTTVPDRRANQAVF from the coding sequence ATGTTCACCAAGCGCAGCGCTACTGCCTCTAGCTTGTGGAACCTCAACCAAACCAAAGACCAGAGtcttcgcgactacatggagaagttcaaaACCGTAGTCTCAAGGATTGACATTCCAGACGGTATCGCCATAGACGCCTTGCGGAACACGTTGTGGGTTCGTTCTAAATTCTGGGAGGATTTATACCAAAACCTAACTACGTCGCTCCAGGACGCTATCGCGCGATCTCACAACTTCAtccgaatggaagaagatactAACGTCATTCTCAGCAAGATGAACGCACCCAAAGCGCCAGCGGCTAAAAACGCCAACACGCGACAAGAACAGCGCCAGCATGCTCCAACCGACAAAAACGGCCGCAAAGACGGATACATGTATGTCGTCAACGAGAACAACGTGCCGGTTTCAACTCTCGTAGTCCGCGGCGAGGGATGTAACAAGTGGGTAAGGGAGCTCGATTCGCCCGACAAAACAGTCGATACTGTTTGCACCACACAACCAACAGCCGGAGCCGGGTCAGCAGCGGGGTCTTCCAGGACCGTCGATCTCACCAAGCACTGCAAATATCACGACGTCAAGGGACATGATACCACAGAATGCAAATCACTCTACGCTCATTATCTCTCGTCACTTGCGAGCGGTGAATTTAAGTTCGAACCCTTGAAAGCTAAACCAAAGAATGgcaagagctggagcaagaacaaGGAAAGAAGAGCCCAGCGCAAAGCCACCGGCAAAGGTCGGCAAAACGACGCTCAACGACAAGACGACGAGGAGGAAACCCCGAAGGATAACGGTGGGGGAGACTCCTCCGCCGACGAAGAGCATCCTGCTAATCGCAGACGCATCGAGGTTATACTCTCTCAGCAATCTTTGTCGTCCGACGACGATAACGACGATGCGCCTGTACTCGGAGATCTGAGAGACGTCCTGAAGCGGAAGTTCGAGTCCGAAAATGATAGCAGTCCCAAGCACAAAGATCTACGGACGATGCTGGACACACGGAAGTCTCGTCGTATCTCGACAAGCGACGCTAACAACAACAAAGGGCCAATTACAGACCTCCGAGATAAACTCAACGCTGGCGCCTGCGACCTTCGCATACAGCTCAACCGTTCAAAACCAACAGACTTACGACGACAGTTGGAGCAAGCTAAAGGTCATTTTCAACCCCCAGCGCATGACACCAACATATCCACAGACCTCCGCACCTTGCTAGACTCTAAGCGAGTACAAAAGGGACAGTCGTTGAATGTCATCATGGGAGGCTCCCCTCCTAGCGGAGACACTGTCCGTTCTGTAAAAGACTATCGTCGACAGGTCGCGACTTCCCAGAAGTGGCCGACTAAACCGACAAGTCATCTTCCGATAACCTTCTCACCGGACGACGCTGAAGGAGTTCACGCTCCGCATAATGATCCTCTTCTCGTCGTCCTTGGAATTGGAGAGTATGATGTCACCAAGATCCTCATTGACACCGGAAGTTCCGTCGACCTCATCTTCCGAGGAACTCTACAGAAGATGGGAGTTGATCTTGACGACATAAAAGCGTCTTCCAGGACATTAACCGGATTCAATGGATCCTCCGAAACTATCTTGGGAACGATCCGCCTCCCGGTACGCGCGTGTGGCGTTACTCGAACGGTTAAGTTTGCCGTTGTAAGCACAAAAGTTCCTTATCACGCTATACTCGGCACCCCTTGGCTACACTCGATGCAAGCCGTTCCTTCCACCTACCACCAGTGCGTCAAGTTCCCTGGTACGGACGGAAGGATAAAAACGCTACGAGGGGATCAAAAGGCCGCTAGGGATCTCCTATTCGCCACAGTCAAACTCCAACGGTCATCTCTACCCGTTAATTTTGTGTCTCCCCCAACCTCAAAAGTCTGTTCCCAGGAAAGCGAGATTCTCGAGTTACCTATTGACGACGCCGATCAAAGTCAAACCGTAAGGGTTGGTGCATACCTTTCTGAGGAAATGCAGCAGTCAATTCTGAACTTCCTCAGGAAGAACGTGTCTACATTCGCTTGGTCTATGGCAGACATGAAAGGCATTGATCCGACTATAACGACTCACGAGCTAAACGTCGACCCGACATTCAAACCTATCCGCCAGAAGCGACGTAAGCTCGGCCCTGACAGGTCGAAGGCCGTAAACGAAGAAGTTGACAAGCTACTCGGCGCAGGTTCGATCGCTGAGGTCCGCTACCCCGAATGGTTGGCAAATCCGGTagtcgtcaaaaagaaaaatggcaaGTGGCGCGTCTGCGTCGACTTCACCGATCTGAATAAAGCCTGCCCAAAGGATAGCTACCCTCTTCCCAACATTGACCGTTTAGTCGAGTCTACGGCCGGAAACGAGATGCTGaccttcatggacgccttctctgGATACAATCAAATAATGATGCACCCGGATGATCGCGAGAAGACAGCCTTCATCACAGATAAGGGAACCTACTGCTATAAGGTCATGCCGTTCGGTTTGAAGAACGCCGGAGCAACCTACCAACGACTTGTAAACAAGATGTTCGCAGATAAGCTGGGCATCACTatggaagtgtacatcgacgacatgttgGTTAAGTCGCTCCATTCCATTGATCACCTCCGTCATCTTCAAGAATGCTTCGAAACTCTCAACAAATACGGCATGAAGTTGAACCCAGCAAAGTGCACATTCGGAGTCTCTTCAGGcgaattcctcggctacataGTCACACAGCGAGGAATCGAGGCAAACCCGAAGCAAATATCCGCGGTCCTGAACCTCCCAAGTCCGAGGAACAGTAGAGAAGTACAACGGCTCACGGGCCGGATAGCTGCTCTAAATCGTTTCATCTCCAGATCCACCGACAAGTGCCTCCCCTTCTACGATCTCTTGCGAGGAAATAAGAAGTTCATTTGGGATGAGAAGTGTGAGGATGCATTTACTCTACTCAAGCAATACCTGACAACACCTCCAGTACTCGCTAAGCCGGACATAGGTGATGTTCTATCTCTCTATGTCGCGGTGTCACAAGCTGCTGTCAGCAGCGTTCTGATAAAGGAAGACCGCGGCGAACAAAAGCCCATTTTTTACACAAGCAGACGCATGACCGGACCAGAGACGCGATACCCGACTCTGGAAAAGATGGCTTTAGCAGTTGTCGAGGCAGCAAGAAAGCTTCGACCGTATTTCCAGTCACATTCAGTGGAGGTACTGACTGATCAACCTCTCCGAACGATACTCCAAAACACCAACAGATCTGGCAGACTCACGAAGTGGGCCATCGAACTCGGCGAGCTCGATATTACCTACAAGAACCGCACAGCGGCGAAGTTCCAAGTCCTCGCGGACTTCCTGGTCGAGTTGGCCCCAGAATTGGAACAAGATCTTATACTCCCAAGCTCAAACTGGACCCTTCACGTCGACCGGAGTCCAACTACAGTCCCCGACCGGAGAGCTAATCAGGCAGTCTTTTAG
- the LOC106422177 gene encoding mitochondrial adenine nucleotide transporter ADNT1-like, protein MATEDVKRSESAAVSTIVNLAEEAREGVKAPGYAVLSICKSLFAGGVAGGVSRTAVAPLERMKILLQVQNPHNIKYNGTVQGLKYIWRTEGLRGLFKGNGTNCARIVPNSAVKFFSYEQASKGILYMYRQQTGNENAQLTPVLRLGAGATV, encoded by the exons ATGGCAACAGAGGATGTGAAGAGGAGCGAATCGGCAGCAGTATCAACGATCGTGAATCTGGCGGAGGAAGCGAGGGAAGGAGTCAAAGCTCCGGGTTATGCTGTCCTCAGCATCTGCAAGTCTCTCTTCGCCGGTGGCGTCGCTGGTGGGGT gtCACGAACTGCAGTTGCACCTCTGGAAAGGATGAAGATATTGCTTCAG GTCCAAAATCCACATAACATAAAGTATAATGGGACAGTCCAAGGGTTGAAGTATATTTGGAGAACGGAGGGGCTTCGTGGTCTGTTCAAAGGAAACGGCACCAACTGTGCTCGTATTGTTCCTAATTCTGCTGTCAAATTTTTTAGCTATGAGCAAGCTTCCAA GGGTATACTGTACATGTATCGTCAGCAGACAGGAAATG AAAATGCACAACTCACTCCTGTTTTACGGCTTGGAGCTGGTGCAACtgtgtag